A genome region from Sardina pilchardus chromosome 22, fSarPil1.1, whole genome shotgun sequence includes the following:
- the LOC134069731 gene encoding tripartite motif-containing protein 16-like protein gives MPTRTPTRSMPEAKKSEKVPIYEPNIKEPTCRAELMKYWISLSLDDKTANKMLWISDGGTKVTRRTVEVCPCLDLPERYELSPQVLCKQSLWGARCYWEVEYSGWMVIGATYEGVGRRGGDGPCGLGENEKSWALEWSGVCYQAWYNGINKEIRGVPQCSTIGVYIDQPAGIINFYLVQDRKEGGKSKEVKLLHRIETEMTQRILPGFWMGMNSTCTILSKD, from the exons ATGCCAACTAGAACTCCAACCAGGTCCATGCCTGAAGCCAAGAAATCAG AAAAGGTGCCCATCTATGAGCCCAACATCAAAGAGCCAACATGTAGAGCTGAGCTAATGAAAT ATTGGATCAGTCTATCTCTTGACGACAAAACAGCCAACAAGATGCTATGGATTTCAGATGGAGGAACTAAAGTGACTCGTCGGACAGTGGAGGTGTGTCCTTGCTTGGACCTTCCAGAACGCTATGAACTTTCACCACAG GTACTATGTAAACAGTCTCTGTGGGGTGCTCGGTGTTACTGGGAAGTGGAGTATTCAGGATGGATGGTCATTGGAGCCACTTATGAAGGtgtggggagaagaggaggtgatggtCCCTGCGGTctgggagagaatgagaagtcTTGGGCTCTGGAGTGGTCTGGAGTCTGTTATCAAGCCTGGTATAATGGCATTAACAAAGAAATCCGTGGGGTGCCACAATGTTCAACCATTGGTGTCTACATTGACCAGCCTGCTGGAATCATCAATTTCTATTTGGTCCAAGACaggaaagaggggggaaagagtaAAGAGGTGAAACTACTCCACAGAATAGAAACAGAAATGACACAGAGGATTCTGCCCGGTTTCTGGATGGGCATGAACTCCACCTGCACAATCCTCAGTAAAGACTAA